A single Nicotiana tabacum cultivar K326 chromosome 5, ASM71507v2, whole genome shotgun sequence DNA region contains:
- the LOC142180662 gene encoding uncharacterized protein LOC142180662: MGSDFQGVELGRYFPGPSTTDESRPIRDFDSGHRLSYGSSSHAQASCDAATDDYIQDPDTIMPSTGPDSTTDTCHLVPYPAIRRRLDDDDPDSVPGRQGMRLRPTATLRHTGCGTH, encoded by the exons ATGGGCTCGGATTTTCAAGGAGTGGAGTTGGGTAGATATTTCCCTGGCCCGTCTACCACTGATGAGTCTCGACCGATCCGAGATTTTGATAGTGGgcaccgactgagttatggcagctcatcacatgcgcag gcttcatgcgatgctgcgacagatgactacattcaggatccagacacgattatg ccttctactggacctgacagcaccaccgatacatgtcatcTTGTGCCGTATCCGGCcataaggagacgacttgatgatgatgatcctgatagcgtacccgggcggcaggggatgcgcctcaggccaacggctactttgagacacaccggatgcgggacacattga